One Tomitella gaofuii DNA segment encodes these proteins:
- the folC gene encoding bifunctional tetrahydrofolate synthase/dihydrofolate synthase, whose product MSEARAGAAAPEDLAALESLEAELDERWPETRIEPSLTRIAALMDLLGSPQRAYPTIHVAGTNGKSSVCRMADALLTRMHMRVGRTTSPHLQSVTERIAIDGEPISPAGYVRTYRDIEPYVQMVDDSSVAAGGPRMSKFEVLTAMAFAAFADAPVDVGVIETGLGGRWDATNVIDSQVAVITPIGLDHAEYLGTEITGIAGEKADIIKSTSVAVLSEQRPEVSEVLLRRAVEVDAAVAREGSEFAVLERRTAVGGQMLRIQGLGGVYDDVFVPLHGEHQAHNAALALAAVEAFFGAGMDRKLDDDAVREGFAALVNPGRLEPVRTAPSVFIDAAHNPHGAGALAAALSGEFHFRRLVGVVAIMADKDVRGILEALEPVFDELVVTHNGSPRCMSPAQLSELAADVYGDDRVHVAQSLPAALESAVELAEEVSGPGEEISGSGVVITGSVVTAGLARTMLGKEPT is encoded by the coding sequence GGCAGCGCTGGAATCGCTCGAGGCGGAGCTGGACGAGCGGTGGCCGGAGACGCGCATCGAGCCGTCGCTGACGCGGATCGCCGCGCTGATGGACCTGCTGGGGTCGCCGCAGAGGGCCTATCCGACCATCCACGTGGCGGGCACCAACGGCAAGTCGTCGGTGTGCCGGATGGCCGACGCGCTGCTCACCCGCATGCACATGCGGGTGGGGCGCACGACGAGTCCGCACCTGCAGTCGGTCACCGAGCGGATCGCCATCGACGGCGAGCCGATATCGCCGGCCGGATACGTGCGCACCTACCGGGACATCGAGCCGTACGTGCAGATGGTGGACGACAGCTCGGTGGCGGCGGGCGGCCCGCGGATGAGCAAGTTCGAGGTGCTCACCGCGATGGCCTTCGCCGCTTTCGCCGACGCCCCGGTGGACGTGGGCGTCATCGAGACCGGGCTCGGCGGCCGCTGGGACGCGACCAACGTCATCGACTCGCAGGTGGCGGTGATCACCCCCATCGGACTCGACCACGCGGAATACCTGGGCACCGAGATCACGGGGATCGCGGGCGAGAAGGCGGACATCATCAAGTCGACGTCCGTGGCGGTCCTGTCCGAGCAGCGTCCCGAGGTGTCCGAGGTGCTGCTGCGGCGGGCCGTGGAGGTGGACGCGGCGGTGGCGCGCGAGGGCTCCGAGTTCGCGGTGCTCGAACGCCGCACTGCGGTCGGCGGCCAGATGCTGCGCATCCAGGGGCTCGGCGGTGTGTACGACGACGTGTTCGTGCCGCTGCACGGCGAGCACCAGGCGCACAATGCGGCGCTGGCTCTCGCGGCGGTGGAGGCGTTCTTCGGCGCGGGCATGGACCGCAAACTGGACGACGACGCCGTCCGCGAAGGATTCGCGGCGCTCGTCAATCCCGGCCGGCTGGAACCGGTGCGCACGGCGCCCTCCGTGTTCATCGACGCCGCGCACAACCCCCACGGCGCGGGGGCGCTCGCGGCGGCGCTGTCCGGGGAGTTCCACTTCCGCCGGCTCGTCGGCGTGGTGGCCATCATGGCGGACAAGGACGTGCGCGGGATCCTCGAGGCGCTCGAGCCGGTGTTCGACGAGCTGGTGGTCACCCACAACGGCAGCCCCCGGTGCATGTCCCCGGCGCAGCTGTCCGAGCTCGCCGCCGACGTCTACGGCGACGACCGGGTGCACGTGGCCCAGTCCCTGCCCGCGGCCCTGGAGTCCGCGGTGGAGCTGGCCGAGGAGGTGTCGGGGCCCGGCGAGGAGATCTCCGGTTCCGGCGTCGTGATCACCGGGTCGGTGGTCACCGCGGGGCTGGCGCGCACGATGCTGGGAAAGGAACCGACGTGA
- a CDS encoding DUF4233 domain-containing protein, giving the protein MNDDPAGARDGAPEQGGIRPPTKDPWKSFRGVLSGLLILEAIVIGLAIPVVATVGGGLTAARGGYVIGLVVLMVLGAGVQGRRWAVKFDLLLQVLVVAGWWVHPAIGVVGLLFAAVWGYLLYLSADIRDRERRGLLPGQRG; this is encoded by the coding sequence GTGAACGACGATCCCGCGGGCGCGCGCGACGGTGCGCCGGAGCAGGGCGGCATACGTCCGCCGACGAAGGACCCGTGGAAGAGTTTCCGCGGAGTGCTGTCCGGGCTGCTGATCCTCGAGGCGATCGTGATCGGCCTGGCGATCCCGGTGGTGGCGACCGTCGGGGGCGGGCTCACGGCGGCGCGCGGCGGGTATGTGATCGGCCTCGTCGTGCTCATGGTGCTCGGGGCGGGCGTCCAGGGCCGCCGGTGGGCCGTGAAGTTCGACCTGCTCCTGCAGGTGCTGGTGGTCGCCGGCTGGTGGGTGCACCCGGCGATCGGCGTCGTGGGGCTCCTGTTCGCTGCGGTGTGGGGGTACCTGCTGTACCTGAGCGCGGACATCCGCGACCGGGAGCGGCGCGGGCTGCTGCCGGGGCAGCGCGGCTGA